Proteins encoded together in one Triticum dicoccoides isolate Atlit2015 ecotype Zavitan chromosome 7B, WEW_v2.0, whole genome shotgun sequence window:
- the LOC119342206 gene encoding uncharacterized protein LOC119342206 isoform X1 yields MLKFLSRVVVEYRPLDPRKAAAVELLVQCNGRKAKDSNPTCSVELRRLPSPAAAEDPKAQPPSRVLVTYLNGSEKAFVAADGATAQGMRDQILARGRLLETEQLFREAGEKWPVIIPEEELGMSFPGIKVENTPMAISVDFSWTREKKGSMILPACSLRETDASEEHMRAARPVFLFPPNFSHTCVFSKEFTTP; encoded by the exons ATGCTCAAGTTCCTGTCCAGGGTGGTGGTGGAGTACCGCCCTCTGGACCCGCGCAAGGCAGCGGCCGTGGAGCTCCTCGTGCAGTGCAACGGCCGCAAGGCCAAGGACTCCAACCCCACCTGCTCCGTCGAGTTGCGGCGCCTGCCCTCCCCGGCCGCGGCCGAGgaccccaaggcccagccgccctcgCGCGTCCTCGTCACCTACCTCAACGGCTCCGAGAAGGCCTTCGTCGCCGCCGACGGCGCCACTGCGCAGGGCATGCGCGACCAGATCCTCGCCCGCGGCCGCCTCCTCGAGACCGAGCAGCTCTTCCGCGAGGCCGGGGAGAAGTGGCCCGTCATCATCcccgaggaggagctcggcatgTCATTCCCCGGTATCAAG GTAGAAAATACACCGATGGCAATATCAGTGGATTTCTCGTGGACCAGGGAGAAAAAGGGTAGCATGATCTTGCCAGCATGCTCACTTCGGGAGACAGATGCAAGTGAGGAACATATGAGGGCTGCACGTCCTGTTTTTCTATTTCCTCCCAACTTTAGTCACACATGTGTTTTTTCTAAGGAGTTCACTACACCATGA
- the LOC119342206 gene encoding uncharacterized protein LOC119342206 isoform X2: MLKFLSRVVVEYRPLDPRKAAAVELLVQCNGRKAKDSNPTCSVELRRLPSPAAAEDPKAQPPSRVLVTYLNGSEKAFVAADGATAQGMRDQILARGRLLETEQLFREAGEKWPVIIPEEELGMSFPGIKKIHRWQYQWISRGPGRKRVA; this comes from the exons ATGCTCAAGTTCCTGTCCAGGGTGGTGGTGGAGTACCGCCCTCTGGACCCGCGCAAGGCAGCGGCCGTGGAGCTCCTCGTGCAGTGCAACGGCCGCAAGGCCAAGGACTCCAACCCCACCTGCTCCGTCGAGTTGCGGCGCCTGCCCTCCCCGGCCGCGGCCGAGgaccccaaggcccagccgccctcgCGCGTCCTCGTCACCTACCTCAACGGCTCCGAGAAGGCCTTCGTCGCCGCCGACGGCGCCACTGCGCAGGGCATGCGCGACCAGATCCTCGCCCGCGGCCGCCTCCTCGAGACCGAGCAGCTCTTCCGCGAGGCCGGGGAGAAGTGGCCCGTCATCATCcccgaggaggagctcggcatgTCATTCCCCGGTATCAAG AAAATACACCGATGGCAATATCAGTGGATTTCTCGTGGACCAGGGAGAAAAAGGGTAGCATGA
- the LOC119342206 gene encoding uncharacterized protein LOC119342206 isoform X3: MLKFLSRVVVEYRPLDPRKAAAVELLVQCNGRKAKDSNPTCSVELRRLPSPAAAEDPKAQPPSRVLVTYLNGSEKAFVAADGATAQGMRDQILARGRLLETEQLFREAGEKWPVIIPEEELGMSFPGIK, translated from the exons ATGCTCAAGTTCCTGTCCAGGGTGGTGGTGGAGTACCGCCCTCTGGACCCGCGCAAGGCAGCGGCCGTGGAGCTCCTCGTGCAGTGCAACGGCCGCAAGGCCAAGGACTCCAACCCCACCTGCTCCGTCGAGTTGCGGCGCCTGCCCTCCCCGGCCGCGGCCGAGgaccccaaggcccagccgccctcgCGCGTCCTCGTCACCTACCTCAACGGCTCCGAGAAGGCCTTCGTCGCCGCCGACGGCGCCACTGCGCAGGGCATGCGCGACCAGATCCTCGCCCGCGGCCGCCTCCTCGAGACCGAGCAGCTCTTCCGCGAGGCCGGGGAGAAGTGGCCCGTCATCATCcccgaggaggagctcggcatgTCATTCCCCGGTATCAAG TGA
- the LOC119341904 gene encoding uncharacterized protein LOC119341904 has protein sequence MQVALPIVPCPDSGRNVVTYVARRGQNAIERFHKCRRHNPARGGCDFCRWQQSHAESLAAAAPPMAQIVPAQEQAGLAYNAADVHRGRMRLRPAMASPESTAGDGS, from the exons ATGCAGGTCGCCCTGCCAATCGTGCCTTGCCCGGATTCCGGCAGGAACGTCGTGACCTATGTAGCTCGTCGCGGCCAGAACGCTATCGAGCGTTTCCACAAGTGCCGCCGTCACAAC CCAGCACGTGGTGGATGCGACTTCTGTAGGTGGCAGCAATCTCACGCCGAGTCGCTTGCTGCAGCAGCACCTCCGATGGCGCAAATCGTGCCTGCGCAGGAGCAAGCCGGCCTAGCGTACAATGCTGCGGACGTCCACAGGGGGCGAATGCGGCTGCGACCGGCCATGGCTTCGCCGGAGTCCACCGCCGGCGATGGAAGCTAG